The following proteins are encoded in a genomic region of bacterium:
- a CDS encoding tyrosine-type recombinase/integrase yields MTTPIPPDILLGLGEVYVRGTIRCGYFRCGRRRAEQVCPTCGRVPCSIVLYWKGRTFTYRRDPQGLQFGYPSAQLFLNRIVSDINDERKGLKTFNPEEYSTGRMAARTLEVKAWEWHEVKGSEVESGELSPGTLREYRNYIRNHWIPHLGRLDVRDIQHPELEKFKRDLKGIKAKTRRNIVYGLRTFFGWLRREGVLKEVPIFPAMEVSDAKVMVALDMDDQAVALARIPEDHRDVIEFGMETGLRPGETCALKIHDLDLREGAALIQRTWSGSQMRETTKGKNKRWIPLSDRALAVAKDHARGRVGDQFLFIHPGTNRGYMPAYLRKTWRRHSGTPVTYYEASRHSFCTQIVETGASALEAQALMRHADQRSTGHYYHARPRKLKELVNRRTAKVVRLYDIDTGTEN; encoded by the coding sequence TTGACCACCCCCATCCCTCCTGATATCCTCCTCGGTCTCGGGGAGGTCTACGTGCGGGGGACAATTCGCTGCGGTTACTTCAGGTGCGGTCGACGTCGGGCCGAGCAGGTGTGTCCAACCTGCGGCCGCGTGCCGTGCAGCATCGTCCTCTACTGGAAGGGGCGCACCTTCACCTACCGCCGGGATCCACAGGGCCTCCAGTTCGGATACCCCTCCGCCCAGCTGTTCCTGAACCGTATCGTTTCCGACATCAACGACGAGAGAAAGGGCCTGAAGACCTTCAACCCCGAGGAGTATTCCACCGGGAGGATGGCTGCGCGCACACTCGAGGTGAAGGCGTGGGAGTGGCATGAGGTCAAGGGGTCGGAGGTTGAGTCAGGAGAACTCTCACCTGGGACGCTGAGAGAATACCGGAACTACATCCGGAACCACTGGATCCCCCACCTGGGACGTCTGGACGTCAGGGACATCCAGCACCCTGAGTTGGAGAAATTCAAGCGTGACCTGAAAGGGATCAAGGCCAAGACGCGGCGCAACATCGTCTACGGGCTCAGGACGTTTTTCGGATGGCTGAGAAGGGAAGGGGTCCTGAAAGAGGTCCCTATATTCCCGGCCATGGAAGTGTCGGACGCCAAGGTCATGGTGGCATTGGACATGGACGACCAGGCTGTCGCCCTCGCGCGGATCCCGGAGGACCACAGGGACGTGATCGAGTTCGGCATGGAGACGGGGTTGCGCCCAGGGGAGACATGCGCGCTGAAGATCCACGATCTTGACCTCAGAGAAGGCGCGGCCCTCATCCAGCGCACCTGGTCCGGATCGCAAATGAGGGAGACCACGAAGGGAAAGAACAAGCGCTGGATCCCACTGTCGGACCGCGCCCTGGCGGTGGCGAAGGACCACGCCAGGGGGAGGGTGGGGGACCAGTTCCTATTCATCCATCCGGGCACGAACAGAGGCTACATGCCGGCGTATCTCAGAAAGACCTGGCGCCGTCACTCCGGGACCCCGGTTACCTACTACGAGGCCAGCCGGCATTCCTTCTGCACACAGATCGTGGAGACGGGAGCGTCAGCCCTCGAGGCCCAGGCGCTCATGCGGCACGCCGACCAGAGGTCTACAGGACATTACTACCACGCTCGGCCGCGGAAGCTGAAGGAGCTGGTAAACCGTCGGACTGCGAAGGTGGTGAGGTTATATGACATTGACACTGGAACAGAAAATTGA